In Hyperolius riggenbachi isolate aHypRig1 chromosome 1, aHypRig1.pri, whole genome shotgun sequence, the genomic window gtttaatttttcagaggtgcccgggttgagaactgtgttgtcccagttgtgtattggacacgatgtgggctgcacgaccgctgtctggcacctcctgttgtgtttatttacagccctggtatcagccgctaggtaccagggctattatgtcacgctgcctgcctgctgccacactcacactactcctccattcctcctgctgttgctgctgtctgtctgtgtttcccattgccagggtacacagaattacattctgctgccactctgccaccagctattacgtcaaacaatagctgctcacattactccttcattcctcctgctgctgctgctgtcggtctgtgtttcccactgccagggtacacagaattacattctgctgccactctgccaccagctattacgtcataaaaagagctatatatctgtgtaatttgttttacaaacaaaaccaaaaaaccataaaaaaaaaaaaaggtttaatttttcagaggtgcccgggttgaaaactgttgtcccagttgtgtattggacacgatgtgggctgcacgaccgctgtctgggacctcctgttgtgtttatttacagccctggtatcacccgctaggtaccagggctattatgtcacgctgcctgcctgctgccacactcacactactcctccattcctcctgctgctgctgctgtctgtctgtgtttcccactgccagggtacacagaattacattctgctgccactctgccaccagctattacgtcaaacaatagctgctcacattactcctccattcctcctgctgctgctgctgtcggtctgtgtttcccactgccagggtacacagaattacattctgctgccactctgccaccagctattacgtcaaaaaatagctatatatctgtgtaatttgttttacaaacaaaaccaaaaaaccattaaaaattttttttttaatttttctgaggtgcccgggttgaaaactgtgttgtcccagttgtgtattggacacgatgtgggctgcacgaacgctgtctgggacctcctgcctgctgtgtttatttacagccctggtatcaccgctaggtaccagggctattatgtcacgctgcctgcctcattgactgcctgctgccacacactcatcctcctcctcctgctgctgaatttacctcctgctgtctgtgtgtttccactgccagggagcacatacaatggcgcttccaacatgcgtgcgccaccagctatttgttacgctcaaaaatagctgcatttctttaaaaaaaatttttaaaagagaaataagtgaagaagaagaagacgatatagaaaaagaaggagaagaagaagaaggagaagaagaagatgaagaagaaggagaagaagaagatgaagaagaagaagaagaagaagaagaagaagaagaagaagaagataaagaagatcaagaagatcaagaagaagaagatgaagaagaagaagatggagaagatgaagaagatgaagaagaagaagaagaagaagatgaagaagatgaagaagatgatgaagaagaagaagaagatgaagaagaagaagatgaagaagatgaagaagaagaagaagatgaagaagatgaagaagaagaagatgaagaagatgaagaagaagaagaagatggagaagatgaagaagaagaagaagatgaagaagatgaagaagatgaagaagaagaagatgaagaagatgaagaagaagaagaagaagaagaagaagaagaagaagaagatgaagaagaagaagatgaagaagaagatgaagaagatgaagaagaagaagatgaagaagaagaagatgaagaagaagaagaagaagatgatgatgaagaagatgaagaagatgaagaagaagaagaagaagaagaagaagacaatatagaagaagaagaagaagatatagaagaagatatagaagaagaagatatagaagaagatatagaagaagaagaagaagatatagaagataaagaagaagaagaagaagaagaagaagaagtatatacagtactgaacaaaattctggacacaacttctctttccacctttttttttttaaaggaacatccccacataatcacttgctgttgttacttggaaaaaaagatgtttcttgcatcattcaccctcaaaacaagtgttggaagctatttaaggccaattcgaatagtcagctcgaataatgagctcgaataccgactcgaatagtgagctcgaagtccgaggtcgaatcgaatagtaaaaattattcgactcgaatatttgactgacctcgaataatttactattcgaattcgaccaaactcgaattttaaaaaggggtatttgagcaccactgcctgcCGCCAGGGGTCCAGCTTTACAGCCAGCAGCTCAAACGTCAGAGATTTGTTTATGAAAATTCAAACCCCTCAGGAGTATGATGAGGAAGTAGAGTGATAATGTGCGAATACCCTGGTTTTTTTCACCGCAAGCATAGGGCTGCCCTGCAGGTGCGTTTCCTGCAACAGACACATGTGAGGGCGACGCTGCTTAAGGTAGTTAAAAAACCAAGGAGCGTTTGTTCTTATTATTTATTCCCCTTACATTCCAAAAAATAATTGACATAGTTTAGTCATCAGGTGCCATGGCTACAGCACAGAGAAGATATTAGCCAAGTGGGCACTATGACTCGAGGAGCTGACAACCTGTGGACACCCATGGCAGGGCCACAGAAATAGCAAGGCGCACTGAATCAAGAAATCCCGCTCCATTTTTTCTCACTACCACTCCCTGTTACTTCCCCAACCTGAAGCAACTTACAGCTCAGATAAATCAGGAGCCAATCGTTCACGTAACTTGGTGGGCTATATCCAAGATATGTCTCTCAACCGCCTATGCACCAAACCCAGGAGAAATAGAGTGGTGTTAGTTTGTTCCTTGGCAACAAACTGCCCTGAGCCAGCATGCTGTCCAGCAAGGGTGCCTTGGGGGTGGATAATGAACTCCTAAAGAAAAAGAGACCCACTGTAGTAGTTTGTGCCTCATACACAAAATCAGGTGAGAGTCATAGCCCGGGCACAGGCAACAAGTTAGGATAGGCCAGaaccacagagtatatcaggaaacAATAGAGGTAAATGGTAAAAGTCTTACGAAAAAGGCAAGTGGAAACATAAAGCCCAGTGTAGAAATACATTACTATACGGCCACAAAAATCAAATCAGCGTCAAGCCAGGCAGACGCCTCCACAGGATTAATAAAGAAGCTGACAGTTTCCCTATCCTAGACTCGCAGCTTAGCAGGAAAGATGGTGGAATATTTGATATTCTTGCTACAAAGCTGGGCTCTCACTCCATCAAACGATTTCatgaaagaaaacctgtactgaaaaaaagttcccctgggaggtactcaactcagtagagggaagcctctggaccctatcgaggcttccccgtcctcctgtgtgccacggcggtcttgctgcagcccccggaacgcacaggcgacaaatccgacagcctgtgcaatatttaccttttctggctccagcaggggcgctgttgcggctgacggagataggcaaaaatagccgatctccgtcgggtacgCACTGCttagcaggtgcaggagacttgcgcctgcgcagtagagcagcccgacggagatcggctattttcgagtATCTTCGtcagaagagcggatactgcgcctgcgctggagcccgggaggtaaatatttacattgctgccgctccgggaggattttcaccgccgctgtgggaccgaggaggacgggggaagcctcattaggatccggaggcttccctcacccgaggtgagtaccttcCAGggtagtttttttcattacagattttctttaagcgtTGCGTCTCTGCAGTGTAATCTGGGAAAAAGAGGAGCTTGGAGCCACCGTGATTTATAGGCCCAACCTTCCTTGCCTCCGCTAAGATGGCGTCTGGGATGCAGAAATGTAAAAGTTTTAATATAAATGGACGCAGAGGGGGAAAGGGATATGGTGAGCCCGCTCCACAGTGAAGAAGGTTGACAGGATGGTCTGCAGGAGTACCTGTTTGATGAGGCCCTCAGTGAACTCAGAGGGTGATCTCCCCTCCTCGTCCTCCAGTAAACGGATGATGCAGATATTGCACCCCCTGCTGCAAGTCCTGCACATTCCCAGTCGCGAGGCCACATCTTCCACTGCCGAAATCCACAGCTCATTGTCCACAAGCTGCTTGCGGATGCGGTCTAAGTCCTGCCGGATAAGGCCCACCCGTCCTGGAGATTTTTGCTGTAAGGTGATCTCGGCAGCTCAAAGCCCGAGTGTTCATAGCCCGAGGCTTTCTCCTCCTCATCAGTGGCTGGCATGGTTTGAGCTCCCTTGTGCTTGACTGGAATAGGCCGCGCCACGTGCGAGCAGTGGTGCTATCAcgaatggtcgtgatcacgggtatgcgtgattcacggccgtttttacgcatcacgaaggccgtgatccgcatgccgtgatccgcatggatcacggcatcgcgtcaaatccggatcacggcatgcgtacaaaaatacaggTCACGACCCGTAATCACGGCCGTGATGCGGCCGTGATGCGGATTTTTCCCAAAAcatgtcactgggccaatcagaggcccctgacacaggctagagcaaccaatcacaggaggggaggctatgccctcccctcctgtatataaccaGCGGCCATTTTCAGAAACTCAGTCCTTGCATAGAGACTGTGATCTGAGAGTATCTCCAGGCCATTCTGTCACAAAGCAAGGGCATTTTGGTgtaaaaacccagcgtttttgctcATTACAGTGATCTCATATTGCTGATATTACTTGTATTTAGTTAGCTAGTGATTACACTGTCAGTTAGTGAGtgtagttcagagtgtactgtgctgctagtgtctgctgttgtgctactgtgcaggcaggcactgcacacaggtttctgtactgtactgcattagctagccagtgattatactgtgtcagttagtgagtgtagtttagagtgtactgtgctgctgctagtgtcactgtctgctgttgtgctactgtgcaggcgtcaggcaggcactgcacgcaggtttctgtgctgctgtatatattatatatgctactgtactgtattagctagccagtgaaTACGGACTGTCAGTTAGTCAGtgtagttcagagtgtactgtctgtgctgctagtgtctgctgttgtgctactgtgcaggcaggcactgcACGCAGGTTTCTGTGCTGCTGTAATATACTACTGTACTGTATTAACTAGCCGGGAGCCACTGGCCAGTGATTACTTACTGACTGTCAGTTATATCAAAGAAT contains:
- the LOC137558477 gene encoding LOW QUALITY PROTEIN: uncharacterized protein (The sequence of the model RefSeq protein was modified relative to this genomic sequence to represent the inferred CDS: substituted 2 bases at 2 genomic stop codons); the encoded protein is SSSSLSSISSSSSSISSSISSSSISSSISSSSSSILSSSSSSSSSSSSSSSSSSSSSSSSSSSSSSSSSSSSSSSSSSSSSSSSSSSSSSSSSSSSSSSSSSSSSSSSSSSSSSSSSSSPSSSSSSSSSSSSSSSSSSSSSSSSSSSSSSSSSSSSSSSSSSSSSSSSSSSSSSSSSPSSSSSSSSSXSSXSSLSSSSSSSSSSSSSSSSSSSPSSSSSSSPSS